The proteins below come from a single Chlorogloeopsis sp. ULAP01 genomic window:
- a CDS encoding thioredoxin family protein has product MPLTVIKFSSEDCGLCHKMSFYDQKVAEELGLQFIDVKMQDTAMYRKYRQILLAQYPDKSEMGWPTYIICDSPEGEFQIVGEVKGGHPKGEFRNRLQAVVDSTGVSQN; this is encoded by the coding sequence ATGCCGTTAACTGTGATTAAATTTTCCAGTGAAGACTGCGGTCTGTGCCACAAAATGTCTTTTTATGACCAAAAGGTGGCCGAAGAACTGGGGTTGCAATTTATTGACGTCAAAATGCAAGATACGGCGATGTATCGTAAATATCGCCAAATACTGTTAGCCCAATATCCAGATAAATCAGAAATGGGATGGCCCACCTACATTATTTGTGATTCTCCAGAAGGAGAATTCCAGATTGTGGGTGAAGTTAAAGGCGGACATCCCAAAGGCGAATTTAGAAATCGATTGCAAGCGGTTGTTGACTCCACAGGCGTTAGTCAGAACTGA